DNA from Branchiostoma floridae strain S238N-H82 chromosome 15, Bfl_VNyyK, whole genome shotgun sequence:
CCTATTCTTGAGCTCCACGGTGAACTGTTCCTTTGCCGCTAGGTCTTTGAGCTTCCCAGAGTCGAAGAGTGGATCATTCTTGACCTTGCTTGCCTTCCTAAGTTTCAGTTGTAGTTTGCACAACATCAGGTGGTGATCGCTGCTTGCATCAGCACCTCTAATGGCCTTGACGTCTCTCAAGGTTAAGGACTTCCTCCACTTTCGGTTGATACATATGTGATCAATCTGGTTACTCGTTCTCCCATCTGGGGATACCCAAGACAGCTTGTGGATGTTCTTGTGCTTAAAGATTGTGCCCCCGATGACAAGACCATTCTCCATGCATACATCTACCAGTCTTTGACCATTGTCGTTCCTCTCACCGACACCTTCTTTTCCCATGCAGGCTTCGTAACCTACATTCTCTGTACCGACTTTGGCGTTGAAATCCCCCATCAGGATGAGAATGTCGTGCCGTGGAGTTTGGTCTATCTGGTCCTGAAGGCTGCTGTAGAAGAGATCTTTGTCCTCTTCCGTTGCCTGTTCGGTTGGCGCGTAACATTGAATAATGGTTGTCTTAATGTATCTTGAATAAAACCTCGCTCTTATAATACGCGGACTAACTGGTTCCCATCCTAGCAGGCTTTTCCTTGCCTCTTTGTCCATGATAATGCCTACGCCTTCCTGGTGTTGACCATCTGTCTTACCTGAGTAACAGACTGTTTGACCTGAGTTGAGCGTTATCATGCCTGAGTCTGTCCATCTCATTTCGCTTACACCAAGGATACTCAACCTGTACCTCTCCATCTCTTTTACGACTTGTAGTGTTTTGCCTGTCTCGTACATGGTTCGCACATTCCAGGCTGCAATTCTAAGTGGTTGTTGGGGTGTTGCCAAGGACTCCCTCAGAACGGAAACTTCCTCTCGGCTTTCATTTCCACTCGTCATGTGGGGTTCTGCCCCAGTCATCAGTTCCACGCCCGAAGAAGAATAACTTTCTAAGTTCGTCAGCGTTTCAGTAGCACTGCAACTTTCACGTGGCGGGATGCTGACCCAGCGCACAACCTTCTCTCTTTCACATCCGGGCTTGGGACACCGGCAACGGCGGAGTTGGATCCTCCATTTGGCGACTACCCAATTTCCACCCCCTCattcgaggttacagagtaggaaCTTGCCACCTACCCCAGGACAAGGAAATTGGTACATTCGGGCCCTCACACCACGACAAGGCTGGAGGATCGGGAGCCGATGTTTGGGCTCCCAGTGAGGGATATAATCCATATAGTGTAACGCTAATTTGCAGGACTTGTCTGTGCGTTGTAAAAGACAAAGAACTTTCTCGGTGTGGCTAAGGTTTAAAGTCATATAATTACCACAACGTACAGTagaagtacagtgactttcctAGCTTGTGCAATTGAACACATCATAGAgtgaagttttaaaaaaaaaagaatatccaCCAAATTCAAATTCTGGTAGACATTCATAAAACACTTTATACTTTATCAATTTCCTGGTGAGGCCACAAACATGTGTTTTATGCCATCAAATATTCTTATACTTATGTTCAAACATGGATTATATATTGCAGCCAATGCTTACACACAATGTAGGCTGTGTTTGGACTTGGAGATCATGTTTATCACCACCTCAGGAATCTATCTCTGGTAAAATCTGGAGTTATCGATTTTAaaagtacctacatgtagaatagACATCCAAGTAAGATTCTCCTTTTGGctgttaacatgttttttttttattgtactttaggtaacaaattacatgtagtagcaAAAACACTGTCTGCATGGGATTATGTATAATAGATGTGCAATCCGAAATACATGTACgatttctttcaaaatctgaaatGCTACATTAATATTGTATGTCTTTCAGAATCACGAGTCTGTGATTAGTGTCACTGTCAAGACGTATCCAAACGTATGGCGGTGTTTCTTCATGGTAACTTTGGGTATATGTCGAGAGCATTACGA
Protein-coding regions in this window:
- the LOC118432309 gene encoding craniofacial development protein 2-like, encoding MTSGNESREEVSVLRESLATPQQPLRIAAWNVRTMYETGKTLQVVKEMERYRLSILGVSEMRWTDSGMITLNSGQTVCYSGKTDGQHQEGVGIIMDKEARKSLLGWEPVSPRIIRARFYSRYIKTTIIQCYAPTEQATEEDKDLFYSSLQDQIDQTPRHDILILMGDFNAKVGTENVGYEACMGKEGVGERNDNGQRLVDVCMENGLVIGGTIFKHKNIHKLSWVSPDGRTSNQIDHICINRKWRKSLTLRDVKAIRGADASSDHHLMLCKLQLKLRKASKVKNDPLFDSGKLKDLAAKEQFTVELKNRFQVLEDIPVDDINARCEDIHKVFTDTSKAVLGYRKRERKEWLSETTWNLVQERKAAKQHMLNGSERQRAAAAKTYQAKNKEVKRSARRDKRVYMDSLATEAQQAAEKGDTRTVYKITKQLSGDLKNRAAAVKDKNGKVLMEGKDQLDRWAEHFRETLNRPPP